A region from the Carcharodon carcharias isolate sCarCar2 chromosome 29, sCarCar2.pri, whole genome shotgun sequence genome encodes:
- the LOC121271087 gene encoding uncharacterized protein LOC121271087 isoform X2: protein MDGKELQGHNLQKLLLLLNVVAAVSGYSPVSVSGFLGEQVVLPCTYKGNAPVSDLLVIWETAKGEILQKFITRNNDLTEQDPRFRNRTNLFKDQLGQGNWSVLISDLRESDQNQYLCDIHKRIAVGYIPEQTDIIHLSVTERDQTPVPTTPVPGVRSGFEFGIGIGVLVGFFAGVLLSGIVVCVFQKRQKWNCVQNRHSNNQNEGPNDVPLTCPGEARGLVTTTPEHQDGAAGEQNLLGTRTAQH from the exons ATGGATGGAAAGGAGCTGCAG GGACACAACTTACAGAAACTACTCCTGTTGCtcaatgttgttgctgctgtttcag GTTACTCACCTGTCTCAGTTTCTGGGTTCCTTGGGGAGCAGGTTGTACTGCCCTGTACCTACAAAGGGAATGCCCCAGTCTCTGATTTACTGGTGATCTGGGAGACAGCCAAGGGTGAAATTTTGCAGAAGTTCATCACTCGGAACAATGATTTGACAGAACAAGATCCACGATTCAGAAACAGAACAAACCTGTTCAAAGATCAACTGGGACAAGGCAACTGGTCAGTTCTGATCTCTGACCTCAGGGAGTCAGACCAGAACCAGTATTTATGTGACATTCACAAGAGGATAGCTGTGGGTTATATACCAGAGCAAACTGATATCATCCATCTTTCTGTGACAG AGCGAGATCAAACACCTGTACCGACCACGCCTGTACCAG GAGTACGGTCTGGATTTGAATTTGGAATTGGAATTGGAGTTCTTGTTGGTTTTTTTGCTGGAGTTTTGCTTTCTGGAATTGTGGTTTGCGTATTCCAAAAGCGACAAAAATG GAATTGTGTTCAAAATCGACACTCCAACAATCAGAATGAAGGACCTAATGATGTCCCTTTGACCTGTCCAGGTGAAGCACGGGGCCTTGTGACAACAACACCTGAGCATCAGGATGGAGCGGCTGGAGAACAAAACCTTCTGGGGACCAGGACTGCCCAGCACTAA
- the LOC121271087 gene encoding uncharacterized protein LOC121271087 isoform X1, translating into MALLASFMFHVEFEFYVQGHNLQKLLLLLNVVAAVSGYSPVSVSGFLGEQVVLPCTYKGNAPVSDLLVIWETAKGEILQKFITRNNDLTEQDPRFRNRTNLFKDQLGQGNWSVLISDLRESDQNQYLCDIHKRIAVGYIPEQTDIIHLSVTERDQTPVPTTPVPGVRSGFEFGIGIGVLVGFFAGVLLSGIVVCVFQKRQKWNCVQNRHSNNQNEGPNDVPLTCPGEARGLVTTTPEHQDGAAGEQNLLGTRTAQH; encoded by the exons ATGGCACTTTTGGCTTCCTTCATGTTTCACGTGGAGTTTGAGTTTTATGTTCAG GGACACAACTTACAGAAACTACTCCTGTTGCtcaatgttgttgctgctgtttcag GTTACTCACCTGTCTCAGTTTCTGGGTTCCTTGGGGAGCAGGTTGTACTGCCCTGTACCTACAAAGGGAATGCCCCAGTCTCTGATTTACTGGTGATCTGGGAGACAGCCAAGGGTGAAATTTTGCAGAAGTTCATCACTCGGAACAATGATTTGACAGAACAAGATCCACGATTCAGAAACAGAACAAACCTGTTCAAAGATCAACTGGGACAAGGCAACTGGTCAGTTCTGATCTCTGACCTCAGGGAGTCAGACCAGAACCAGTATTTATGTGACATTCACAAGAGGATAGCTGTGGGTTATATACCAGAGCAAACTGATATCATCCATCTTTCTGTGACAG AGCGAGATCAAACACCTGTACCGACCACGCCTGTACCAG GAGTACGGTCTGGATTTGAATTTGGAATTGGAATTGGAGTTCTTGTTGGTTTTTTTGCTGGAGTTTTGCTTTCTGGAATTGTGGTTTGCGTATTCCAAAAGCGACAAAAATG GAATTGTGTTCAAAATCGACACTCCAACAATCAGAATGAAGGACCTAATGATGTCCCTTTGACCTGTCCAGGTGAAGCACGGGGCCTTGTGACAACAACACCTGAGCATCAGGATGGAGCGGCTGGAGAACAAAACCTTCTGGGGACCAGGACTGCCCAGCACTAA
- the LOC121271087 gene encoding CD276 antigen homolog isoform X3 codes for MALLASFMFHVEFEFYVQGHNLQKLLLLLNVVAAVSGYSPVSVSGFLGEQVVLPCTYKGNAPVSDLLVIWETAKGEILQKFITRNNDLTEQDPRFRNRTNLFKDQLGQGNWSVLISDLRESDQNQYLCDIHKRIAVGYIPEQTDIIHLSVTERDQTPVPTTPVPGVRSGFEFGIGIGVLVGFFAGVLLSGIVVCVFQKRQKW; via the exons ATGGCACTTTTGGCTTCCTTCATGTTTCACGTGGAGTTTGAGTTTTATGTTCAG GGACACAACTTACAGAAACTACTCCTGTTGCtcaatgttgttgctgctgtttcag GTTACTCACCTGTCTCAGTTTCTGGGTTCCTTGGGGAGCAGGTTGTACTGCCCTGTACCTACAAAGGGAATGCCCCAGTCTCTGATTTACTGGTGATCTGGGAGACAGCCAAGGGTGAAATTTTGCAGAAGTTCATCACTCGGAACAATGATTTGACAGAACAAGATCCACGATTCAGAAACAGAACAAACCTGTTCAAAGATCAACTGGGACAAGGCAACTGGTCAGTTCTGATCTCTGACCTCAGGGAGTCAGACCAGAACCAGTATTTATGTGACATTCACAAGAGGATAGCTGTGGGTTATATACCAGAGCAAACTGATATCATCCATCTTTCTGTGACAG AGCGAGATCAAACACCTGTACCGACCACGCCTGTACCAG GAGTACGGTCTGGATTTGAATTTGGAATTGGAATTGGAGTTCTTGTTGGTTTTTTTGCTGGAGTTTTGCTTTCTGGAATTGTGGTTTGCGTATTCCAAAAGCGACAAAAATG GTGA